The nucleotide sequence GCCGGTCCGGCGCTCGTCATCATCGCGGGCATCCTCGTCACCTACAGCCTCGCGGGCCTGTTCGGCATCGCGATCGCGACCACCACCATGCTTGCTCTGGCCGGCATGATCGTTGCGCTCGACGCTTTCGGTCCCGTCACCGACAATGCCGGCGGCATTGCCGAAATGGCTGGTCTGCCGAAGGAAGTGCGCAAGGCGACCGACGCGCTCGACGCGGTCGGCAACACCACCAAGGCCGTCACCAAGGGCTACGCCATCGGTTCGGCTGGCCTCGGCGCGCTGGTGCTGTTCGCGGCGTACAATGAAGATCTCAAGTTCTTTATCGCCAACGCTGCGAAGTATCCGTACTTCCAAGGTGTCATTCCTGACTTCTCGCTGAACAATCCGTACGTCGTGGTCGGCCTGCTGTTCGGCGGTCTGCTGCCGTACCTGTTCGGCGCGATGGGCATGACCGCAGTCGGTCGTGCTGCCGGTGCGATCGTGGAAGAGGTTCGTCGCCAGTTCCGCGAAAAGCCGGGCATCATGAAGGGCACGGACAAGCCGGATTATGGCAAGGCCGTCGATCTTCTGACCAAGGCTGCGATCAAGGAAATGATCATTCCGTCGTTGCTGCCGGTACTGTCGCCGATCTTCGTCTACTTCGCGATCTATGCGATTGCGGGCGGCGGCGCGGCCGGCAAGTCGGCAGCGTTCTCGGCGGTCGGCGCGATGCTGCTCGGCGTGATCGTCACCGGCCTGTTCGTTGCTATCTCGATGACCTCGGGTGGCGGCGCATGGGACAACGCGAAGAAGTACATCGAGGACGGCCATTACGGCGGCAAGGGTTCGGATGCTCACAAGGCAGCCGTGACCGGCGACACCGTCGGCGACCCCTACAAGGACACGGCTGGTCCGGCCGTGAACCCGATGATCAAGATCACCAACATCGTGGCCTTGTTGTTGCTGGCGATTTTGGCGCACTGATCGCCACAATCCTGAAATCGAAGAACCCCGCGGCTCACGCTGTGGGGTTTTTCTTTGCGCGGACGCCACACGTGATTGTTGCGATTTGATGACAGGTTGAATCGTTATCCACGCCGAAAATTTTGAAAGGCGATGAAACCCGATCGCGATTGCGTGCGTTGTCTCCGGTTAAGCAAGGGAGGCTACAGATGGCAGCAGACGACGGCGATCCGTTCGAGCAGGGGAAGCTCGCACGATTCAACAACGAGCCGCACGACAATCCCTATCCGGAAAACACCGAGCAGCATCAGCGGTGGGAGGCCGGTTATAGATTCGTTGAACAGGGTTTGATGTCAGTCTGACTTTACGCTTTGTGAAACAGGAAACGGCCGCCTTGCGGGACTTCGCAAGGCGGCCGTTTTGTTTTGGAAAAAACCGCGTCGCGTGGAGCGTCAGTTGACGTCCATCTTCAGACCTTCCTTGTTGATGATGCCCGCGAACTTTTTGATCTCGGCATCGATAAAGGCCGAGTACTGCTCGGGCGTTCCGTAGTCGGTCACGGCGCCCATCGCGGCGATGTTCTTCTTGATGTCCTCGCGTGCCAGCATCTTCTTGATCTCGGCGTTGTACGCATCGACGATCGGCCGCGGTGTTCCAGCCTGCAGGAACATCCCGAACCAGGACGAGACGTCGAAGTTTGCGAGCTCCGGCGCGCTTTCGCGCATGGTCGGAATATTCGGCGCCTTGAAACTGCGCTCCGGCGTCGTCACGGCCAGCGCGACGAGTTTGCCGTCTTCCACCTGCGGCAGCGATGGATAGAGGTTGTCGAACAGGATCGCCACGTCCCCACCGAGAGCGCCCGTCAGAGCGGGGCCAGCGCCCCGGAACGGAATGTGCGTCATCTTCACACCGGTCAATTGCATGAACCAGACGGCGGTCAGGTGCGGGCTTTGCCCGACCCCCGACGTACCGTAGTTCAGCTTGTCCGGATTGGCCTTGAGATAGGCGATCAGTTCCTTGATCGATTTGATCCCGCTCGAGGGATGCGCCGATACGATATTGGGAATACGGATCGCATTGGTGACCGGTTGCAGTTGATCTGCCTTGTAGGGCAGGGACCGGAAGATGCTGAAGGCCACCGCGTTCGGCCCCGGATTGCCCACGAGGATCGTGTTGCCGTCGGGTTTTTGCTGAACGAAAAACGAGGTGCCGATAGTACCGCCGCCGCCGGACTTGTTTTCGACGACGGCCGATATGCCCCATGCCTGCTGCAGGTGTTGTGCGAGGTAGCGGCCGATCACGTCCGTGCTGCCGCCGGGCGCTGCCGGCACGATGATCCGCACCGTGTCGGTCGGCCGCCAGTCGGCGGATCGCGCCGGGCGCGGCCAGAGCGGACTTGTGGAAAGGGCCGCGGCGCCTGTCAGCACGGTGCGGCGAGATAGCGAACGCGTCATCGGTTATCCTCCCAGATACATCTCGTTTGCGAGATATTGTTGGAAGGAAGCGTAGCGGGCAGGTTCCGTGTCGGCAAGCGCAGCCGTTACGCCGGATATTCCGCTCAGCAGAATACCGGCAGTTGAACTGCCGGCGCGAGCAGCGACATCAGTTCGGGCTGAGAAGCTTGAAGATCGGTGTGAGGTAGCTCATTTCCTGACCACTGGTCGGGGTGGTGCGGCTGATGAAGTCGAAGATCTTGCCGTCCTGGAGTCCGTAGTTGGCCACGCGCTGGACCGTGCGGTTCTTGTCGAAATAAATCGCGATCACCCGCTGATCGATGACGCTCTGTTGCATGAACGCGACTTTGCGTTCCGAGCGCTGGGAAATGTAATAGAAGACCTCGCCGCTCAAGGTGGCGACGGTGGATGGTGTTCCCATCACGATCAGAACCTGATCCTGGCTGGCGCCGATCGGGATTTGCTCAAGCGCTCCGGGGGGCAGGATGTAGCCCTTCTGGAACTGCTCGCCGGTGCAGGCGGCCAGCGCGGCGCACACAAACATCATCGCAGCCGCCGCGCGCAGGCGCGCCGCAAACCGTCGCTCTCCGGCGATCTGAAGACCGGGCTGTCTGAAAACCGTCATGTCGCGCGTGGCCTTCCTCTTGCCTCTTGCATCAGCCGAAGCGTTGACGTACCGGGCAGAGCTTCCGATTTCAACACACCGGGGGCCGTCAGGACGATCATGGATCGCCGCCGGCTTCGACGTGGAACCGAAAAATGCTTTGGCCGTTCAATCGCTTCAGGAACCCCACCGTCCCGCGCGGCACCATTGAAGCCATCTATGGCATGATCGTGGCGCAAGCGCGAGAACCGGCGTTTTACGCAAGCCTTGGCGTGCGCGACACGGTTAATGGCCGATTCGACATGCTGATCCTGCATCTCTGGCTGGTGCTGCGCCGGCTGCAGTCGGTGGAGGGTGGAAACAGCATGTCACAGGCGCTTTTTGACCACTTCTGCGCTGACATGGACGACAACCTTCGCGAGATGGGGGTTGGCGACCTGACCGTCCCGAAACGCATGCAGGCTTTCGGGGAGGCGTTCTACGGACGCTCGGCCGCCTACGATCTTGCTTTTGAGGCGGGTGACGAGGAATTGGCGCAGGCGCTGTCCAAGAATGTCTTCAACGGCGAGGCCGCTGATGGCGCGAGGGCGCTCGCGGCCTACGTTCGTGAAACCAGCGACAACCTCGCAAAATCAGCCGACGAGGCCGTTCGCAAGGGGGCGTGGACGTTCCCAAAGCCTGTGGCCGACTCCCAAGGCGGTGTGTCATGAGCAAGGTGGGTCATATGCCGAATAGCGATCTTCCCTGGAGCTTCCCCGTTCTGGTGACCCAGTTGCCGGAGGCCGGGCTGCATCAGGTGCTGGAGGCCACCCCGACCCAGCGTGGTCTGCTGGCCGCCGCTGCCGGCGTGAATGCGGTCCTGCGGGCCGTGGCGACGCTCGACGTCATTCCCGAGGCGGGAGGCATCGTGAAAGTCACCGGCACGGTCAGGGCGCGGGTGGAGCAAACCTGCGTCGTGTCACTCGATCCCGTCGAGAACGATATCGAGGAAGCGATCACGGCGATCTTCGCGCCGCCGTCGCAAATTGCCGTTAGTCCGAAATCCGTCCAGAAGGAGCAGGGTGAGGATGCCGAAATCTCCAATCCTCCGGAGCCCATCGTCCACGGCGCCATCGATCTCGGCCAACTGGCGGCTGAGTTTCTGGTTCTGGGAATAGATCCCTATCCGCGCAAGCCGGGTGTGGCGTTCGCTCCCCCTGAGACTCCTGAGGACCCGGACGAGCATCCGTTTGCAGCCCTGAAGGCGCTCAAGGAGAAGCCGGGCGGGCCCAAAGGCAAAAAAGCCAAGTGAAAATGACGCAGCTGCAGCGGGCGCTTGACCGAAGCCTTGGCTTGGGTCAAGCCGTTGTATCGCACCACAAAAACGCTATTGTCGCTGGCCCGGCTGGGGTTGCGCTGTCAGTGGCGTAGACTTCCGCCCACCGCCGTCGGAGACGATGGCTTCCAGCTCGCGGCCTGTCGCTTCGAGGCCGCAACGATCAGGTTTCCGGGACGCTTATGCCGCAGAAGGTTCGAATCGCGCTTGACGCCATGGGCGGCGATTTCGGTGCATCGATTATCGTTCCAGGCGCGGCGCTCGCGTTGATGCGCCACAGCGACGTCGAATTCCTGCTGTTTGGCGACAGCACGCTGATCAATGCGCAGCTCGACACCCATCCCGCGCTCAAGGCGGTCTCGCGGGTCTTCCACGCCGACATTGCGATCAGCATGGACGAGAAGCCCAGCCAGGCGCTGCGACGGGGCCGCAAGTCCTCTTCGATGTGGCTGGCGATCGACGCCGTGAAGAGGGGCGACGCCGACGTCGTGGTGTCGGCCGGCAACACCGGCGCGCTGATGGCGATGTCACGGCTCAATCTGCGGATGATGCCGGGCATCGACCGGCCGGCCATCGCGGCGGTATGGCCGACGGTGCGCGGCGAGTCCGTTGTGCTCGATGTCGGCGCCTCGATCGGCGGCGATGCCCGTCATCTCGCGTCGCTCGCGATCATGGGTAGTGCGATGGCAAGCGTTCTGTTCGATCTCGAACGTCCGACGGTCGGCCTGCTCAACATCGGCGTCGAAGAAGTGAAGGGCGTCGAGGCAGTCCGAGGAGCTGCCGAGTTGCTCCGCGCGATGAACCTGCCTCAGCTCGACTTCATCGGCTTCGTCGAGGGCGACGGCATCGGCAAAGGGGCCGCCGACGTCATCGTGACCGAAGGATTCAGCGGCAACATCGCCCTGAAGACCGCGGAGGGTACGGCACGGCAGATCGCGGAATATCTGCGCAGCGCCATGAGCCGGACCTGGCGCTCCAAGCTCGGTTACATCTTCGCACGGGGTGCTTTCAACGCGTTGCGTGATAAAATGGATCCTCGCAAGGTCAACGGCGGTGTCTTTCTCGGGTTGAACGGGGTGGTCATCAAGAGCCATGGCGGCACCGACGCTGAGGGCTTTGCGTCGGCAGTTGACGTTGGCTATGACATGGTCCGCTACGATCTCCTGACCAAGATCAATCAAACACTCAACCGCGACGGCCACGCTCTTTCGATCGTGCCAAATGCGCAGGAGGCTGTCTCGTGACTGTGATGCGTTCGGTTGTGCTCGGCTACGGCTCTTACTTGCCGGAGCGCATTCTGACCAATGACGAATTGGCGAAGATGGTCGATACGTCGGACGAGTGGATCGTCCAGCGCACCGGGATTAAAGAACGCCATATTGCGGCCGAGGGAGAGTTCACCTCCCATCTGGGCCTGAAGGCTGCGCAGGCAGCGCTCGCCAATGCCGGCATCGATGCGCAATCGATCGATCTGATCGTGCTGGCGACCTCGACGCCGGATAATACTTTTCCTGCAACCGCAGTAGCGATCCAGAACGGCCTTGGCATTCACCATGGTGCTGCGTTCGACCTGCAGGCGGTGTGTACGGGTTTCATTTTCGCGCTGGCGACGGCCGACAATTTCCTGAAGAGCGGTGCATTCAAGCGCGCGCTGGTGATCGGCGCCGAAACCTTTTCGCGCATACTGGACTGGAACGACCGCGGGACCTGCGTTCTGTTCGGCGACGGTGCGGGCGCGGTGGTGCTTGAGGCGCAGCCGCAGGCGGGAACCACTGCCGATCGCGGCATTCTGACCACGCATCTGCGTTCCGACGGCCGTCACAAGGACAAGTTGTTCGTCGATGGCGGGCCGTCCAGCACCCAGACCGTAGGCCATCTGCGGATGGAGGGCCGTGAGGTGTTCAAGCACGCCGTCGGCATGATCACCGACGTCATCGTCGACGCGTTCCAGGCGACAGGCACGACGGCGGATGATGTTGACTGGCTGGTTCCCCATCAGGCCAACAAGCGCATCATCGATGCATCGGCCAAGAAGCTGCATATTGCGCCGCAGAAAGTGGTGCTGACCGTCGACCGTCACGGAAACACCTCGGCTGCTTCGATTCCCCTCGCGCTCGCCGCGGCTGTCGATGACGGGCGCATCAAGAAGAACGATCTTTTGATGCTGGAAGCGATGGGTGGCGGTTTCACATGGGGTTCAGCGCTCTTGCGCTGGTGAGACTTTTGCTAAAGTCTGATGCAAATTGAAACAACTTCATGCTGTTGCATCGATGAGCAAGGTTGACCCTTGGTCGCTAAGCTCATAATTTCAGAACATAATATTTTTCGCCGTGAGCGGGGCAGGCGATGACCGGAACCGGGAAGACAGTCACACGCGTTGATCTGTGCGAAGCCGTCTACCAAAAGGTAGGACTGTCGCGCACGGAGTCGTCTGCGTTCGTGGAACTTGTGCTGAAGGAGATCACCGACTGCCTTGAGAAGGGCGAGACGGTGAAACTGTCATCCTTCGGCTCGTTCATGGTGCGCAAAAAAGGCCAGCGTATCGGCCGCAATCCGAAGACCGGAACGGAAGTGCCTATCTCGCCGCGCCGGGTTATGGTGTTCAAGCCATCCGCGATTCTCAAGCAGCGTATCAACGGGAATGGCAGCGGCAGTGACGACGCCAACGGCGCTGACGACTGACGTTAGGACGGCGGCTTTCAACGGGGAGCCTGCACTTGGACAAGGCGCCGGACGCGTTTCGGACAATCAGCGAGGTTGCTGATGACCTTGATGTGCCACAGCACGTCCTGAGGTTCTGGGAAACGCGCTTCAACCAGATCAAGCCAATGAAGCGGAGTGGCGGTCGCCGCTATTACCGCCCCGATGACGTCAACCTGTTGCGCGGCATCAGGCGGCTGCTGTACGGCGAAGGATACACCATTCGCGGGGTGCAGCGTATTTTACGCGAGCACGGGATCAAATCGGTCCAGAGCCTGACGGACGGCTCGGCCGATCACGCCACCGCCTTGTTCGACGGACCATCGTTTGACGGGGAGAAGGACGATCACGCCCCGGATCTGGCAAGTCCCGATATCGACGGTGATGACGAGTTGGATTCTCACGAATCCATCGAAGGACCGGAAAGGGATTACACCGCCCCGCTGGCGTTGCGGGACCTTGGACCGCCGCTGTCGGACATGGCGCCGCCGAAGGCGGTGATGCCCAAACCCGTGCAGCCGGTTCCGGCAAACGGGCCGTCAGGTGCCGAGGCCTACGCCCCGCCGAGCGTCCGGAAAAGCGCAAGGCCGACCGATCGCGGCAAGCTTCAGGAAGCGCTCGACGACCTGATCGGCGCACGCGCGCTGATCGACCGGGTGCTGAAGGACAACTAGGAACATCGCGCGAGCGTGAGGCGCTCCCGAACACACAATCATGAGCCGATGATTGTCAGACGTGATCACCAGCCAACGATCGTGAGCGGATGATCACGCCTCCTGGAAAGAATAGATCTTGATTCCGATCTCCGGGCTGCAAACAGCGATGTTGTTTCCATGCACCGCGAGGCCCTTGGGACCGCCTTCCATCTTGTTGTCCGAGTTGACCGCCCGAAAGGTCTTTTCGTCGCCAACAATCGTTTGTGCCGACGGCACCTGGCTCCATCGCAAGCCGAAGTGACTTCGTCGCGGTTCATAAACGCTGAAGAAGTTTCCGCCGGCGTTGGTCACGATCAGATGGTTGGTCCGCGGAGTGAATGCTACCGAATGAGGATAACGTAAACTCTCGTCATTAATGATCGCGATGGGCTCCGCGCCGTACCTTAGCTTGCCGCCCGTAAGAATCCGGTTGCGCCGTTGAAAAATGCTCACGGATCCGTTGCCGTGATTTGCAATGGCAAGCCATCGTCCGCATTGCGAGAAAGCGAGGCCATCCGGGTAGAAGATACTCCAATGCGTCAGTTCGAATTCGGGCCTCAATGCGAAGCGGATGGGGGAATTTGAAATTTTTGGGTAGAATGAAATGCTGCTCGAACCCAGATTGCACGCTGCAAGATAATCGTTGACCGGCGGGACGAAAGAAACGCCGTCCGAGTGTGTGAGCTTTGCTTCTGCTCCGCTGATTTCAAAGACGGGTTCGGGGCCTTTAACGCCGTTTGCTCGAAACAGCGCAAGCGCTCCAGTTCGCTGCGCCACTGCCAGCAATTCATCAGACCCGCACATCGAAAACGAGAGATCATGGGGGTAATCGAGGCCGCCCAGCCGGATGTACGGTGTGTCTTCAAAACTTCCGTTTCCTGTTCGCCGATACAGCAACACCGCATTCGTATCTGCGGTGGCGACCCCAAGCGTGTCGCCTGATGTCGAAAAAGCCAGTCCTTCAAAACGCTCTGATTTTCCTTCCGGCCACAAATTTTGAACGGAATCCGGCGTTTCATTGATCTTGAGTTTGAAGCCTGGTGACGATGACGATACGCCGCTCAATTCGTCTATTTTTTCTCGCAGCCGGTTCGTGATGACCCCCGGCAATGCCCGCAGCATCTGGCGTGGCGCCCGGATTCTCGCAATATCGTGCTTCAGTCTTTCAATTTCGGCCGTCTGGTTTTGGAACTCTGCACTGCTTGCCGTCTGCGCGCGTCTGAGACTCTGCGTTGCATGCTCCGCTGCCGCCCACCGGCTGATCTTGTGGGACAGCGCGGATCGTACTGCGGCAGAGGCAGTCTCATAGAGCGGCACGATCTCGACGTTTTCCCTTACGAGGTCGAGCCGTGTCTTGCCGGTCAGGCCTGCGAAATGATGAATGACAGGATCGGTTGCCATGGCGATGCCGGGGATCGAATTCCAGACTGGATCGAGATGTCCGACATGCGCGCGATCAAGCTCGTTGGCGACGTTGGGTCCGTTGCCGAGTGGTTCATTGTAACCGAGCATTGTGAGGAGAGCGGCCTGTTCGAGCCACGGATGGGTCATCTTTCCACGCAGGGCGAGCAGGCGCGTGAAAAACTCCAGCGACCATTCAGATCGGCGGATCAGATAGACGCCGGCGTTGTAGTGAGGCGGAAAGGGTGCTCCATCGAGCTGCGTGGTCTCCGGTCCATGCCAGGACACCAGAAGATCAGCGTCCGGTTGGACGTCCTCCAGAATATCGCGATCGGTCCGCAGGATCAGCGCGTCAATGTCCAGCCACAGAACAAAATCAAAATCGCGTCGCAGGGCGGCTAGGATCGCCGGAACCTTCATCCAGGAGTCCGTGATCTCCGAGCCATCCGGCCTGTGGACGATCAACTCGTATCCATGGCGGACTGCAAAGGCCTCCATTCTTGGAAGCGTCAGGGTGGCGAGCTTGGCAAATTCGTCACCTTGGTATGCCGTTACGATGCAGCAGCGGAGCATTGAACAGAGCTTCCTGTTGGGTTGCAGACGGGGGCAACCGGGCTAGATCCGCATGCATAGTGCAGGAAACTCTCGGTGCAACAAGCTGGCTAGCCGCTTTGCCGGGCGTCAGGCTAGAGCCTTCCCAGATGCTCGAATCCGCAAAGGGGGCATTCTGCCGAGATAAATGGTCGGAGCGAGAGGATTCGAACCTCCGACCCCTAGTCCCCCAGACTAGTGCGCTAACCGGGCTGCGCTACGCTCCGAACCGTGCCAAGAGGCACCGATGCTGTAGCCTCCTTCAGGCCACCGCGCAAGAAGGGGAGGACCCGCGATTTATTTATGGTGTCGCGGCCCCATTTTCCGGGGCCGAGCCTGACCGCAGATGCGCCCCGGATCGACATCGCCACAGTCGCCGCATGACCGGCGAATGATCTAAAATTCCTGCGATTCGCCGGGGAGCTTCCATGAACGAGATTTTGATTTCCGCCTGCCAGATGTTTCTCATCCCGGCAACGATCCTCTTCGCCGCAGTTGGTGTCGCGAACAGCCAGGGCCTGAAGCTGCTCGTTTGCCTCTTGGGAGTGGCGACCGCGGGGCTGTGGATCTATCGCGTCTGGTACTGGGCAGGCCTGTCGCTGATCGACCGCAGGACGGCGCTTGGACTGGCCGGTCTTTACGGCCTCGCATGGGTTTTCACGCTTCTGATCCAGCTCAAGAACACGGTCAGCCCGGGATACAATCGGCGCTGATCGGCCGTAGCGCGAGATTATCTAAGCTTCCCCCGGGCAGCGACGGGGAGGATGCCGACGATTTCATCGCCGCGGACCATGACGACTTCATCGGACATGTTCACGACAACGCAGACATGGTTCGGCACGATACGGACGACGTCGCCCACCGACGGCCGCGTGTTGCTTTTCGTCAGATCGAGAAAACCATGCTCCTCGGCGAAGCGGGCAATCCTGGCTTCCGGATGTTCGAGGATCAGCCCGTACCCGTCGAGCCCGCCGGTGTCGGCTGTGAGCGTCTTTGAACCTGCATCGAGAATCCCGCGATCGGGCGCGGCGCGGCTGACCACGGTTGAATAGACGTGCAGGGCGCAGTCGTCCCACGTGGCCACGCCGGCGGCGACCTGCATACGATCGTTGTAGATGTAGGTGCCGGGCCGATGCTCCGTCGCGCCTTTGAGCTTGCCGACGTTTTTCAGGTTTGGCGATCCGCCGGTTGAAACGATGGCCGGATCGAGCCCCAACTGTCGAAGGCCCGCCAACGCGTCGTCATGGAAGCGCTGAGCCTCGGTCCAGCCCGTTTCGGTTGGATACATCAGCAGCCCGGCGAACGAGAGTCCCGGCGTGCCGGCAATCTGGCTGGCGAGTGCGATGACCTCCGCAGGCGTCTCGACGCCGGCACGTTTGCGGCCGGTGTCGCACTCGATCACGACCGGCAGGGCGCGTCCGGCAGCCGCCGCCGCGGCCGGCAATCCGGCGATGACGACAGCATTGTCCGCCGCGACCGTGACGTTCGTCTTGGCCCGCAGCGCGCCGAGGCGCGCCATTTTTTCTTCGCCGATCAGGTTGTAGCTGATGAGGATGTCGTCGATGCCGGCTTGCGCCATCACTTCCGCTTCGCCCAGCTTCTGGCAGGTGATGCCTTTCGCGCCCGCCTTGATCTGAAGTTGCGCGAGGAGGGGGCTTTTGTGGGTCTTGATATGGGGCCGGTTGGCGACGCCTGCACCATCGCAGACTTTCTGAGCGCGCGCGATGTTGCGTTCGACGCGATCCATATCGATGACAAGGGCCGGCGTTCCGTATTCACGAGCGATCTTCAAGGCGAGCGGGCTGGTCAAGATTGGTTCTCCTTCTTCAGCAAACAACGGTATTGCGGAGTTGGAGCGTGGTCCAACATTTCCGATCCGCACCTGAAAGATAGCGGGTTAAAGACGGAGGATTGTCCTGGTCATCGTGCCCCTCAAGGAGTGGAGAGAGATGAACCGGAAATCCAGACCGAAGCTCGAGCGGATACGTGAACGGGGCTTCGGCGCGCTACGCGCACCACATTCGACCGAGGAGGGGATCCCGAGTGGTGCTGGATGGTACGTGAACGAGCACTTCATTGCTGAGCTATCTCCCTTGAAAGGTATCGCGGAAAAGCCCGTAACATTCCTGGTAGGAAGAGCTCTAAAAGCTGAGCGACGCCAGCCGGCGACCGGCACGGAGTGGATTTACGGCGTTAAACGCGCGGGCCGACTGTCGCCGAGCTGGCGGTCCTCCGAAACGTTCAAGATCATCAACCTAGTTGGGCGGCCCATCTACCCGCGCAGCGAACATGGCAAGCCCTTGGCATTCGGCCACCGGGCTGACAAGTCGCACGACCTCATCAATTCGTGCTTTCAGGCGGCCCAATGGGTTCTGAAACAAGACCAACCAACACGCGAGATGTGGCAGATCTATTCACTCATCCAAAGGCGATCAGGTCAGGGCCATGAAGGTGGACGACGTTAGCGACAAGTTGCAAGAGGCACTTACCGCTTACACGATTCGCACAAGGCCTTTGGGAATTAACTATGGCGTCGATCGTTTATACGCAAAATGAGCGTCTTGATGCGTTGCTGAAAATCGTATGGCAAGAACTGATTAGCAATTTTTTCAATTTTGGTGAGCAACCCAAGCACGAGTGTCTCTTTGATGGGCCAGCCAGCGACAAAATTTCGGTATTCAATGTGCGTGAAACCATGGCACTTCGCGGCCAATCTCATGGCTTCTAAGTTTCCTCCCCATTTTTGCATTGTTTCAAGCGCAAACAACCGATGATGAAGCGTTGGCTGTTTGGCGGCGTACTTAGCAAGATAAAACAGAACCAGAGAATCATCGGCGTCGTCTGACACTGATATATCTGGAAAGATTTTCAGAAGCTCATCTAACGATAGGACACTCCAATAGTTCCTAAGCAGTCGCGCGTATTCGGTCGCATATATTGCTCTATTTTGCGGCGACCCAACACTCATGTTGGAGCCGTTTCGCGCCAGCCTATAGTATGTTAAATTATCCTGAACCACATGGATGTCATAGCCGGCCATGGCAATTCGGAGCCACATATCAAGATCTTGAAGTTGCACGTACCGGCCGTCGAGTGGACCAAGCCGATCAAAGCATTCCCGACGCACCGTAGCGCTTGATGCGCAAAAGACGTTTCCCGAATGGAAAAAATACCTAAGCCACGCATGCCGGTCACGGTTTCTGGCTTGAAAAAGCGATTGGTGACGATTGGTCGCTTGCTTCCATGTTTTTCCGTGCTCATCAATTAAACTTACAAGTGTGAAGACTACCCCACAATTTTGGTTCTTCTCTAAATGATCGACTTGTCGCTTTAGTTTTTCGGGACTCCACGTATCGTCAGAATTAAGAATTGCAACCAAGTTGCCTTTGCAAAAACTAAGGCCTCTCATTGTGGTAGGCCCGCCCAAATTTCGTTGTTCGGCGATAATTTGTATTGAAGGATGCAACACTGACTTGGCAGCCTCAATGGAGCCGTCGCTGGAACCATCGTCAATTACGACAATTTCGTCAGGTGGCAATGTTTGCGCGAGTGCGCTCGTCAGCGTGGCCCGAATGAATTTTTCGTGGTTGTAGAGCGGGACAAAAACGCTAATGGATTTTGTCATTTTTCTAGTATCATGAGAAAAAACTGACCTAATTGCAATTTGTGGTTTGGCCTACTCTTCGAAAGGTTGCTGGATGTCACCGGAGCTCGTCAGTTATAAAGCCAACGGATTCTTTGTAGCAAAAGGCTTGTTGGAGGAAAAGTCCGTCCAGCGGTTAATGCAGTCAATGCAGAAGACTGTTACCGATCAGTTGCGCGCTTTATCAGCTTCGGCAGAGGAAGATGGCCTATTTCCCGCATTGAAGGCTCTGCACCGTATCGATATCCAGCGATATAAAAAGGTCGTGGGCGCGCTGTGGCGAAAGGAAGAGGCGTTCAAACTCGCGCACGATAAGAATATCACGGACTTTCTAAGGGAGAAGTTCGGCTGGCATGACATATTCTTGCCTGGCGGACAGGTCGCACTTATCATGTCCGACGAACTGAAAATTCCAAATGGGTATTTCGGTTTTGTGACCCACCAGGACTTTCCATCGGTTCAAGGCAGCCTCGACGGGGTCGTGGTTTGGTTTCCACTGGTTAATGTGGATCGGAGCAACTTCCCGCTTGA is from Afipia massiliensis and encodes:
- the plsX gene encoding phosphate acyltransferase PlsX, with product MPQKVRIALDAMGGDFGASIIVPGAALALMRHSDVEFLLFGDSTLINAQLDTHPALKAVSRVFHADIAISMDEKPSQALRRGRKSSSMWLAIDAVKRGDADVVVSAGNTGALMAMSRLNLRMMPGIDRPAIAAVWPTVRGESVVLDVGASIGGDARHLASLAIMGSAMASVLFDLERPTVGLLNIGVEEVKGVEAVRGAAELLRAMNLPQLDFIGFVEGDGIGKGAADVIVTEGFSGNIALKTAEGTARQIAEYLRSAMSRTWRSKLGYIFARGAFNALRDKMDPRKVNGGVFLGLNGVVIKSHGGTDAEGFASAVDVGYDMVRYDLLTKINQTLNRDGHALSIVPNAQEAVS
- a CDS encoding integration host factor subunit alpha, whose product is MTGTGKTVTRVDLCEAVYQKVGLSRTESSAFVELVLKEITDCLEKGETVKLSSFGSFMVRKKGQRIGRNPKTGTEVPISPRRVMVFKPSAILKQRINGNGSGSDDANGADD
- a CDS encoding beta-ketoacyl-ACP synthase III; translation: MTVMRSVVLGYGSYLPERILTNDELAKMVDTSDEWIVQRTGIKERHIAAEGEFTSHLGLKAAQAALANAGIDAQSIDLIVLATSTPDNTFPATAVAIQNGLGIHHGAAFDLQAVCTGFIFALATADNFLKSGAFKRALVIGAETFSRILDWNDRGTCVLFGDGAGAVVLEAQPQAGTTADRGILTTHLRSDGRHKDKLFVDGGPSSTQTVGHLRMEGREVFKHAVGMITDVIVDAFQATGTTADDVDWLVPHQANKRIIDASAKKLHIAPQKVVLTVDRHGNTSAASIPLALAAAVDDGRIKKNDLLMLEAMGGGFTWGSALLRW
- a CDS encoding YceD family protein; amino-acid sequence: MSKVGHMPNSDLPWSFPVLVTQLPEAGLHQVLEATPTQRGLLAAAAGVNAVLRAVATLDVIPEAGGIVKVTGTVRARVEQTCVVSLDPVENDIEEAITAIFAPPSQIAVSPKSVQKEQGEDAEISNPPEPIVHGAIDLGQLAAEFLVLGIDPYPRKPGVAFAPPETPEDPDEHPFAALKALKEKPGGPKGKKAK
- a CDS encoding outer membrane protein assembly factor BamE, producing MTVFRQPGLQIAGERRFAARLRAAAAMMFVCAALAACTGEQFQKGYILPPGALEQIPIGASQDQVLIVMGTPSTVATLSGEVFYYISQRSERKVAFMQQSVIDQRVIAIYFDKNRTVQRVANYGLQDGKIFDFISRTTPTSGQEMSYLTPIFKLLSPN
- a CDS encoding Bug family tripartite tricarboxylate transporter substrate binding protein is translated as MTRSLSRRTVLTGAAALSTSPLWPRPARSADWRPTDTVRIIVPAAPGGSTDVIGRYLAQHLQQAWGISAVVENKSGGGGTIGTSFFVQQKPDGNTILVGNPGPNAVAFSIFRSLPYKADQLQPVTNAIRIPNIVSAHPSSGIKSIKELIAYLKANPDKLNYGTSGVGQSPHLTAVWFMQLTGVKMTHIPFRGAGPALTGALGGDVAILFDNLYPSLPQVEDGKLVALAVTTPERSFKAPNIPTMRESAPELANFDVSSWFGMFLQAGTPRPIVDAYNAEIKKMLAREDIKKNIAAMGAVTDYGTPEQYSAFIDAEIKKFAGIINKEGLKMDVN
- a CDS encoding ubiquinol-cytochrome C chaperone family protein, with translation MLWPFNRFRNPTVPRGTIEAIYGMIVAQAREPAFYASLGVRDTVNGRFDMLILHLWLVLRRLQSVEGGNSMSQALFDHFCADMDDNLREMGVGDLTVPKRMQAFGEAFYGRSAAYDLAFEAGDEELAQALSKNVFNGEAADGARALAAYVRETSDNLAKSADEAVRKGAWTFPKPVADSQGGVS